Proteins encoded in a region of the Panicum hallii strain FIL2 chromosome 3, PHallii_v3.1, whole genome shotgun sequence genome:
- the LOC112884895 gene encoding probable leucine-rich repeat receptor-like protein kinase At5g49770 isoform X2, protein MPASIGSLSELSILILAGCSFTGSIPQELGNLKQLTFLALNSNKFTGKIPASLGLLTNLNWFDLADNQLTGSIPISTATMPGLDLLTKTQHFHFNKNQLSGTLTGLFNSNMTLIHVLFDSNQFTGPIPAELGGVTTLQVLRLDRNGFAGAVPPNLSSLVNLNELNLASNRLTGSPPDLSSMTKLNVVDLSNNTFAASVAPDWFTTLTSLTSVSIAGGQLTGEVPKGLFRLPQLQQVVLSNNAFDGTLEITGSINKQLQAINLMNNRIFDANITTSYNKTLVLFGNPVCSVSDFSRKSFCSMQQENMIAYATSLSKCSSQASCSNDQSLNPANCGCAYPYIGKMVFRAPFFTDLTNSDTFQQLETSLTTQLSLRDGSVFLSDIHFDGDNYLQVQVKLFPSSGVSFNVSDLIRIGYDLSKQTYKPPKNFGPYFFIADPYTPLAGASSRGGKKSQISTGAIAGIAVAGGLLVIALIAMVLFALRQKRRAHEAVTGRTDPFASWGVSQKDSGGAPQLKGARNFSFTELRNCTNNFSDTHEIGSGGYGKVYKGTLVDGTRVAIKRAERGSMQGVVEFKNEIELLSRVHHRNLVSLIGFCYEQGEQMLVYEYVSNGTLRENLLVRGTYLDWKKRLRIALGSARGLAYLHELADPPIIHRDVKSTNILLDDHLKAKVADFGLSKLVSDTQKGHVSTQVKGTLGYLDPEYYMTQQLSEKSDVYSFGVVMLELVSGRQPIESGKYIVREVRLAIDPDDRDYYGLRGLLDPAIRESARTAGFRRFVQLAMRCVDESAAARPAMGEVVKEIEAMLQNEVSGADGTSSAGSSANEFDGAGGGARSHPYSDTEITRGSYGDNGSEYMPYFEVKPK, encoded by the exons ATGCCCGCTTCGATTGGGAGCCTTTCGGAGCTTAGCATACT GATCCTGGCTGGCTGCAGCTTCACAGGAAGCATTCCACAAGAACTAGGCAACCTAAAACAACTCACGTTCCT AGCGCTGAACTCAAACAAGTTTACGGGCAAAATTCCGGCTTCACTCGGTTTACTCACGAACCTCAACTGGTTCGATCTGGCTGATAACCAGCTCACTGGATCCATCCCGATCTCAACAGCAACCATGCCAGGGCTTGACCTTCTTACCAAAACACAGCACTT CCATTTCAACAAGAACCAGTTATCTGGAACGCTTACAGGCCTCTTCAACTCCAACATGACTCTGATTCACGT ATTGTTTGATAGCAATCAATTTACTGGCCCAATCCCAGCAGAGCTAGGGGGCGTTACAACACTTCAGGTTCT CCGACTAGATAGGAACGGTTTTGCAGGCGCAGTTCCTCCCAACCTCAGCAGTTTGGTAAATCTAAATGAGCT GAACTTGGCAAGCAACCGGCTTACTGGATCACCACCAGATCTCAGCAGCATGACCAAATTAAATGTCGT AGATTTAAGCAACAACACGTTTGCTGCTTCAGTAGCCCCGGATTGGTTCACGACTTTAACATCCCTCACCTCTGT GTCAATAGCTGGTGGACAACTTACTGGCGAGGTCCCTAAGGGTCTATTCAGATTGCCCCAGCTGCAGCAAGT TGTACTGAGCAACAACGCATTCGACGGAACGCTTGAGATCACAGGCAGCATCAACAAACAACTGCAGGCTATTAATCTCATGAACAACCGTATCTTCGATGCCAATATTACCACAAGCTACAACAAGACTCTGGT TCTATTTGGGAACCCGGTGTGCTCGGTCTCGGATTTCTCCAGAAAATCCTTCTGCAGCATGCAGCAGGAGAACATGATAGCATACGCCACCAGCCTGAGCAAATGTTCCTCGCAAGCTTCATGTTCCAATGATCAGAGTTTGAACCCTGCAAACTGTGGATGCGCCTATCCCTACATCGGGAAGATGGTTTTCAGAGCGCCCTTCTTCACAGACCTGACGAACAGCGACACCTTTCAGCAGCTGGAGACAAGCCTCACGACGCAGCTGTCTTTGCGTGATGGCTCAGTGTTCCTCTCCGATATCCACTTCGACGGTGACAACTACCTTCAGGTTCAGGTGAAGCTGTTCCCGTCGTCAGGGGTGTCCTTCAACGTGTCGGATCTGATACGGATAGGCTATGATCTGAGCAAGCAGACTTACAAACCACCAAAAAACTTTGGACCTTATTTCTTCATCGCAGACCCATACACCCCTTTGGCAG GTGCTTCTTCTCGTGGTGGTAAGAAATCACAGATCAGCACAGGTGCCATTGCTGGAATTGCGGTAGCGGGTGGACTACTTGTGATTGCCCTCATTGCCATGGTATTATTTGCTTTACGACAGAAAAGAAGAGCTCATGAAGCAGTGACAGGGCGAACTGACCCTTTCG CTTCATGGGGAGTCTCTCAGAAAGACAGTGGAGGGGCTCCACAGCTGAAAGGAGCAAGGAACTTCTCTTTTACTGAACTGAGGAACTGCACCAACAATTTCTCAGACACCCATGAGATAGGCTCAGGAGGCTATGGCAAG GTGTACAAAGGAACACTTGTGGATGGAACGCGGGTGGCGATAAAGCGAGCGGAGCGCGGATCGATGCAAGGCGTGGTGGAGTTCAAGAACGAGATCGAGCTGCTCTCCAGGGTTCATCACCGGAACCTGGTGAGCCTGATCGGCTTCTGCTACGAACAAGGGGAGCAGATGCTGGTGTACGAGTACGTCTCCAACGGAACACTCAGAGAGAACCTGCTTG TTAGAGGGACGTACCTGGACTGGAAGAAGAGGCTCAGGATCGCCCTCGGGTCGGCGAGGGGGCTCGCGTACCTTCACGAGCTCGCCGACCCGCCGATCATCCACCGGGACGTCAAGTCCACCAACATCCTCCTCGACGACCACCTGAAGGCCAAGGTCGCCGACTTCGGCCTCTCCAAGCTCGTCTCAGACACCCAGAAGGGCCACGTCTCCACTCAAGTGAAAGGAACACTG GGCTACTTGGACCCGGAGTACTACATGACGCAGCAGCTGTCGGAAAAGAGCGACGTGTACAGCTTCGGGGTGGTGATGCTAGAGCTGGTGAGCGGGCGGCAGCCGATCGAGAGCGGCAAGTACATCGTGCGCGAGGTCCGGCTGGCCATCGACCCGGACGACCGCGACTACTACGGCCTGCGGGGGCTCCTCGACCCGGCGATCCGGGAGTCCGCGCGCACCGCCGGGTTCCGGCGGTTCGTGCAGCTGGCGATGCGGTGCGTGGATGAgtcagcggcggcgcggccggccatGGGCGAGGTGGTGAAGGAGATCGAGGCCATGCTGCAGAACGAGGTGTCCGGGGCCGACGGGACCAGCTCCGCGGGCTCGTCGGCCAACGAGTTCGACGGCGCGGGTGGCGGCGCGCGCTCGCACCCCTACAGCGACACCGAGATCACGAGAGGGTCGTACGGGGACAACGGGTCCGAGTACATGCCCTACTTCGAGGTCAAGCCCAAGTAG
- the LOC112884895 gene encoding probable leucine-rich repeat receptor-like protein kinase At5g49770 isoform X1 — protein MEAATRRRGTATPPLVMLVLLLLAAGAPAGLGAINPQDGSALNSLKSQWTSAPLSWSSASDPCNGGWDGVTCSNGRVTSLRLSSVNIQGTLSDSIGQLSQLVYLDVSFNIGLGGPMPASIGSLSELSILILAGCSFTGSIPQELGNLKQLTFLALNSNKFTGKIPASLGLLTNLNWFDLADNQLTGSIPISTATMPGLDLLTKTQHFHFNKNQLSGTLTGLFNSNMTLIHVLFDSNQFTGPIPAELGGVTTLQVLRLDRNGFAGAVPPNLSSLVNLNELNLASNRLTGSPPDLSSMTKLNVVDLSNNTFAASVAPDWFTTLTSLTSVSIAGGQLTGEVPKGLFRLPQLQQVVLSNNAFDGTLEITGSINKQLQAINLMNNRIFDANITTSYNKTLVLFGNPVCSVSDFSRKSFCSMQQENMIAYATSLSKCSSQASCSNDQSLNPANCGCAYPYIGKMVFRAPFFTDLTNSDTFQQLETSLTTQLSLRDGSVFLSDIHFDGDNYLQVQVKLFPSSGVSFNVSDLIRIGYDLSKQTYKPPKNFGPYFFIADPYTPLAGASSRGGKKSQISTGAIAGIAVAGGLLVIALIAMVLFALRQKRRAHEAVTGRTDPFASWGVSQKDSGGAPQLKGARNFSFTELRNCTNNFSDTHEIGSGGYGKVYKGTLVDGTRVAIKRAERGSMQGVVEFKNEIELLSRVHHRNLVSLIGFCYEQGEQMLVYEYVSNGTLRENLLVRGTYLDWKKRLRIALGSARGLAYLHELADPPIIHRDVKSTNILLDDHLKAKVADFGLSKLVSDTQKGHVSTQVKGTLGYLDPEYYMTQQLSEKSDVYSFGVVMLELVSGRQPIESGKYIVREVRLAIDPDDRDYYGLRGLLDPAIRESARTAGFRRFVQLAMRCVDESAAARPAMGEVVKEIEAMLQNEVSGADGTSSAGSSANEFDGAGGGARSHPYSDTEITRGSYGDNGSEYMPYFEVKPK, from the exons ATGGAggcggcgacgcggcggcggggcacggccacgccgccgctggtgatgctggtgctgctgctgctggcggcgGGCGCTCCGGCGGGCTTGGGCGCCATCAATCCTCAAGATG GTTCTGCGCTGAACTCCCTGAAGAGCCAATGGACGAGCGCCCCGTTGAGCTGGTCCTCGGCGAGCGACCCCTGCAACGGGGGGTGGGACGGCGTCACGTGCAGCAACGGCAGGGTCACGTCGCT GAGGCTGTCAAGTGTCAACATTCAGGGCACGCTCAGCGACAGCATCGGCCAGCTCAGCCAGCTCGTCTATCT GGATGTTTCTTTCAACATTGGTCTTGGCGGTCCCATGCCCGCTTCGATTGGGAGCCTTTCGGAGCTTAGCATACT GATCCTGGCTGGCTGCAGCTTCACAGGAAGCATTCCACAAGAACTAGGCAACCTAAAACAACTCACGTTCCT AGCGCTGAACTCAAACAAGTTTACGGGCAAAATTCCGGCTTCACTCGGTTTACTCACGAACCTCAACTGGTTCGATCTGGCTGATAACCAGCTCACTGGATCCATCCCGATCTCAACAGCAACCATGCCAGGGCTTGACCTTCTTACCAAAACACAGCACTT CCATTTCAACAAGAACCAGTTATCTGGAACGCTTACAGGCCTCTTCAACTCCAACATGACTCTGATTCACGT ATTGTTTGATAGCAATCAATTTACTGGCCCAATCCCAGCAGAGCTAGGGGGCGTTACAACACTTCAGGTTCT CCGACTAGATAGGAACGGTTTTGCAGGCGCAGTTCCTCCCAACCTCAGCAGTTTGGTAAATCTAAATGAGCT GAACTTGGCAAGCAACCGGCTTACTGGATCACCACCAGATCTCAGCAGCATGACCAAATTAAATGTCGT AGATTTAAGCAACAACACGTTTGCTGCTTCAGTAGCCCCGGATTGGTTCACGACTTTAACATCCCTCACCTCTGT GTCAATAGCTGGTGGACAACTTACTGGCGAGGTCCCTAAGGGTCTATTCAGATTGCCCCAGCTGCAGCAAGT TGTACTGAGCAACAACGCATTCGACGGAACGCTTGAGATCACAGGCAGCATCAACAAACAACTGCAGGCTATTAATCTCATGAACAACCGTATCTTCGATGCCAATATTACCACAAGCTACAACAAGACTCTGGT TCTATTTGGGAACCCGGTGTGCTCGGTCTCGGATTTCTCCAGAAAATCCTTCTGCAGCATGCAGCAGGAGAACATGATAGCATACGCCACCAGCCTGAGCAAATGTTCCTCGCAAGCTTCATGTTCCAATGATCAGAGTTTGAACCCTGCAAACTGTGGATGCGCCTATCCCTACATCGGGAAGATGGTTTTCAGAGCGCCCTTCTTCACAGACCTGACGAACAGCGACACCTTTCAGCAGCTGGAGACAAGCCTCACGACGCAGCTGTCTTTGCGTGATGGCTCAGTGTTCCTCTCCGATATCCACTTCGACGGTGACAACTACCTTCAGGTTCAGGTGAAGCTGTTCCCGTCGTCAGGGGTGTCCTTCAACGTGTCGGATCTGATACGGATAGGCTATGATCTGAGCAAGCAGACTTACAAACCACCAAAAAACTTTGGACCTTATTTCTTCATCGCAGACCCATACACCCCTTTGGCAG GTGCTTCTTCTCGTGGTGGTAAGAAATCACAGATCAGCACAGGTGCCATTGCTGGAATTGCGGTAGCGGGTGGACTACTTGTGATTGCCCTCATTGCCATGGTATTATTTGCTTTACGACAGAAAAGAAGAGCTCATGAAGCAGTGACAGGGCGAACTGACCCTTTCG CTTCATGGGGAGTCTCTCAGAAAGACAGTGGAGGGGCTCCACAGCTGAAAGGAGCAAGGAACTTCTCTTTTACTGAACTGAGGAACTGCACCAACAATTTCTCAGACACCCATGAGATAGGCTCAGGAGGCTATGGCAAG GTGTACAAAGGAACACTTGTGGATGGAACGCGGGTGGCGATAAAGCGAGCGGAGCGCGGATCGATGCAAGGCGTGGTGGAGTTCAAGAACGAGATCGAGCTGCTCTCCAGGGTTCATCACCGGAACCTGGTGAGCCTGATCGGCTTCTGCTACGAACAAGGGGAGCAGATGCTGGTGTACGAGTACGTCTCCAACGGAACACTCAGAGAGAACCTGCTTG TTAGAGGGACGTACCTGGACTGGAAGAAGAGGCTCAGGATCGCCCTCGGGTCGGCGAGGGGGCTCGCGTACCTTCACGAGCTCGCCGACCCGCCGATCATCCACCGGGACGTCAAGTCCACCAACATCCTCCTCGACGACCACCTGAAGGCCAAGGTCGCCGACTTCGGCCTCTCCAAGCTCGTCTCAGACACCCAGAAGGGCCACGTCTCCACTCAAGTGAAAGGAACACTG GGCTACTTGGACCCGGAGTACTACATGACGCAGCAGCTGTCGGAAAAGAGCGACGTGTACAGCTTCGGGGTGGTGATGCTAGAGCTGGTGAGCGGGCGGCAGCCGATCGAGAGCGGCAAGTACATCGTGCGCGAGGTCCGGCTGGCCATCGACCCGGACGACCGCGACTACTACGGCCTGCGGGGGCTCCTCGACCCGGCGATCCGGGAGTCCGCGCGCACCGCCGGGTTCCGGCGGTTCGTGCAGCTGGCGATGCGGTGCGTGGATGAgtcagcggcggcgcggccggccatGGGCGAGGTGGTGAAGGAGATCGAGGCCATGCTGCAGAACGAGGTGTCCGGGGCCGACGGGACCAGCTCCGCGGGCTCGTCGGCCAACGAGTTCGACGGCGCGGGTGGCGGCGCGCGCTCGCACCCCTACAGCGACACCGAGATCACGAGAGGGTCGTACGGGGACAACGGGTCCGAGTACATGCCCTACTTCGAGGTCAAGCCCAAGTAG
- the LOC112887047 gene encoding L-ascorbate oxidase homolog, with protein MATPRVAAGVLLVLSALALAGAEDPYLFFEWKVTYGTKTLLGAPQKVILINGEFPGPRINCSSNNNIVVNVFNQLDQPLLFTWNGMQHRKNTWMDGLPGTQCPIAPNTNFTYKWQPKDQIGSFFYFPSVGMQRAAGGYGAITVVSRLLIPVPFDQPPPESDHVVLVGDWFTKDHEVMARHLDAGRSIGRPEGVVINGMGGKDLAAAPMFTFEAGKAYRFRVCNTGIKASLNFRIQGHDMKLVEMDGSHTVQDMYDSLDVHVGHCFSVLVDADQKPGDYYLVASTRFIHDARSASAIIRYAGSNTPPSPNVAEPPAGWAWSLNQWRSFRWNLTASAARPNPQGSYHYGQINITRTIKLLVSRGHIDGKLRYGFNGVSHRDADTPLKLAEYFNVTDGVFSYNQMGDAPPAVFGPLHVIPNVITAEFRTFIEIVFENPEKSMDSFHLDGYAFFAVGMGPGKWSPELRKTYNLLDAVSRHTVQVYPRSWSAIMLTFDNAGMWNIRSNVWERHYLGEQLYMSVMSPARSLRDEYNMPDNALRCGKVVGLPLPPPYAPAR; from the exons ATGGCGACGCCGCGCGTGGCCGCCGGCGTGCTGCTGGTGCTGTCGGCGCTGGCCCTGGCGGGGGCCGAGGACCCTTACCTGTTCTTCGAGTGGAAGGTGACGTACGGGACCAAGACCCTGCTGGGCGCGCCCCAGAAGGTGATCCTCATCAACGGCGAGTTCCCCGGCCCCAGGATCAACTGCTCCTCCAACAACAACATCGTCGTCAACGTCTTCAACCAGCTCGACCAGCCGCTGCTCTTCACCTG GAACGGGATGCAGCACAGGAAGAACACGTGGATGGACGGGCTGCCGGGCACGCAGTGCCCAATCGCGCCCAACACCAACTTCACGTACAAGTGGCAGCCCAAGGACCAGATCGGCAGCTTCTTCTACTTCCCCTCGGTTGGCATgcagcgcgcggcgggcggctacGGGGCCatcaccgtcgtcagccgcctcctcATCCCGGTGCCCTTCGACCAGCCGCCGCCGGAGAGCGACCACgtggtgctcgtcggcgactGGTTCACCAAGGACCACGAGGTCATGGCGCGCCACCTGGACGCCGGCCGCAGCATCGGCCGCCCCGAGGGCGTGGTCATCAACGGCATGGGCGGCAAGGACCTGGCGGCCGCGCCCATGTTCACCTTCGAGGCCGGCAAGGCCTACCGCTTCCGCGTCTGCAACACTGGCATCAAGGCGTCCCTCAACTTCCGCATCCAGGGCCACGACATGAAGCTCGTCGAGATGGACGGCTCCCACACCGTGCAGGACATGTACGACTCGCTCGACGTCCACGTCGGCCACTGCTTCTCCGTGCTCGTCGACGCCGACCAGAAGCCCGGCGACTACTACCTGGTCGCCTCCACCCGCTTCATCCACGACGCCCGGTCCGCCTCCGCCATCATCCGCTACGCCGGCTCCAACACCCCACCGTCGCCCAACGtggccgagccgcccgccgggtGGGCCTGGTCGCTCAACCAGTGGAGGTCCTTCCGCTGGAACCTGACGGCCAGCGCGGCGCGGCCCAACCCGCAGGGCTCCTACCACTACGGCCAGATCAACATCACCCGCACCATCAAGCTCCTGGTCTCCCGCGGCCACATCGACGGCAAGCTCCGGTACGGCTTCAACGGCGTCTCCCACAGGGACGCCGACACCCCCCTGAAGCTTGCCGAGTACTTCAACGTCACCGACGGGGTGTTCAGCTACAACCAGATGGGCGACGCGCCCCCCGCCGTGTTCGGCCCCCTCCACGTCATACCCAACGTCATCACCGCCGAGTTCCGCACCTTCATCGAGATCGTCTTCGAGAACCCCGAGAAGAGCATGGACTCCTTCCACCTCGACGGCTACGCCTTCTTCGCCGTCGG GATGGGGCCGGGGAAGTGGTCGCCGGAGCTGAGGAAGACGTACAACCTGCTGGACGCGGTGAGCCGGCACACGGTCCAGGTGTACCCGCGGTCGTGGTCCGCGATCATGCTGACGTTCGACAACGCGGGCATGTGGAACATCCGGTCCAACGTCTGGGAGCGCCACTACCTCGGGGAGCAGCTCTACATGAGCGTCATGTCGCCGGCGAGGTCGCTGCGCGACGAGTACAACATGCCCGATAACGCCCTCCGCTGCGGCAAGGTCGTcgggctgccgctgccgccgccctaCGCCCCCGCGCGCTAG